From the genome of Desulfobaculum xiamenense, one region includes:
- a CDS encoding NAD(P)/FAD-dependent oxidoreductase, whose product MVSQTEEKNFDVIIVGGGPAGLFAAYHLAENSNLSVLILEKGKAPLSRKCPIGHGEECIRCKPCNILSGMGGAGLFSDGKLNYIPILGKTDLTQFMPLAQAQALIDETESIYNAYGMDGQVYPTDMAAAREIRKSAMKNGVDLLIIKQKHLGSDKLPHHINGMVDDLKKKGVVVRTSEEVKDIIVDGDRVTGVLTKHGGFYAPNVILAPGRVGAEWVSRVVQSHGLSVTQRGIEVGVRVEVHNEIMRDLCNIVYDPTFFIRTPKYDDQTRTFCTNFGGFVALENYQDFVCVNGHANMDQKSENTNFAFLSKVVLTEPVTDNQAYGESIGKLATIIGGGKPILQRFGDLKRGRRSTWTRINNSYVEPTMKNVTPGDIAMALPERIVTNLVEGLEQLNLAVPGVANDETLLYAPEIKFFATQVETSNMLETQIKGLFVAGDGPGVAGNIVSASATGLIPAKEIVRRGGKVE is encoded by the coding sequence ATGGTTTCCCAGACCGAAGAAAAGAATTTTGACGTCATCATCGTCGGCGGCGGTCCCGCCGGACTGTTCGCAGCCTATCATCTGGCCGAGAATTCCAACCTGAGCGTGCTCATCCTCGAAAAGGGCAAGGCCCCCCTGAGCCGCAAGTGTCCCATCGGCCACGGCGAGGAATGCATCCGCTGCAAGCCGTGCAACATCCTTTCCGGCATGGGCGGAGCTGGCCTGTTCTCCGACGGCAAGCTCAACTACATCCCCATCCTCGGCAAGACGGACCTCACCCAGTTCATGCCCCTTGCGCAGGCGCAGGCGCTCATCGACGAAACCGAGAGCATCTACAACGCCTACGGCATGGACGGACAGGTCTACCCCACCGACATGGCCGCCGCCCGCGAAATCCGCAAGAGCGCCATGAAGAACGGCGTGGACCTGCTCATCATCAAGCAGAAGCATCTGGGAAGCGACAAGCTGCCCCACCACATAAACGGCATGGTCGACGACCTGAAGAAGAAGGGCGTCGTGGTCCGCACCTCCGAAGAGGTCAAGGACATCATCGTCGACGGCGACCGCGTCACCGGCGTGCTGACCAAGCATGGCGGCTTTTACGCCCCCAACGTCATCCTCGCCCCGGGCCGCGTCGGCGCGGAGTGGGTGTCCCGCGTGGTGCAGAGCCACGGCCTCAGCGTGACCCAGCGTGGCATCGAAGTCGGCGTGCGCGTGGAAGTGCACAACGAAATCATGCGCGACCTGTGCAACATCGTCTACGACCCCACCTTCTTCATCCGCACGCCCAAGTACGACGACCAGACCCGCACGTTCTGCACGAACTTCGGCGGCTTCGTCGCCCTCGAAAACTATCAGGACTTCGTGTGCGTCAACGGCCACGCCAACATGGACCAGAAGTCCGAAAACACGAACTTCGCGTTCCTGTCCAAGGTCGTGCTCACCGAGCCGGTCACGGACAATCAGGCCTACGGCGAGTCCATCGGCAAGCTGGCCACCATCATCGGCGGCGGCAAGCCCATCCTCCAGCGCTTCGGCGACCTCAAGCGCGGACGCCGCAGCACTTGGACCCGCATCAACAATAGCTACGTCGAGCCGACCATGAAAAACGTCACCCCCGGCGACATCGCCATGGCGCTGCCCGAGCGCATCGTGACCAACCTCGTAGAAGGCCTCGAACAGTTGAACCTCGCCGTGCCCGGTGTGGCCAACGACGAAACCCTGCTCTACGCGCCCGAGATCAAGTTCTTCGCCACGCAGGTGGAGACCTCGAACATGCTGGAGACCCAAATCAAGGGCCTCTTCGTTGCGGGCGACGGTCCCGGCGTTGCTGGCAACATCGTTTCCGCCAGCGCCACCGGACTCATCCCCGCAAAGGAAATCGTCCGCAGGGGCGGCAAGGTCGAATAG
- the yjgA gene encoding ribosome biogenesis factor YjgA — MNDQYEDEFEEPERKSKSQKKREMIALQEMGERLCSMPPDTVRRLPIPKPLIEAALAYKDVRSHEARRRHMQYMGRLMREASDLEAITEALEGFQTVQQADNRHFQKLEKWRDALISGDADMIETIVAEHPAADRQRLRQLARNAAREAEGNKPPKSARLLFRYLRELSEEA, encoded by the coding sequence ATGAACGACCAGTACGAAGACGAATTCGAAGAACCGGAACGAAAGAGCAAATCCCAGAAGAAGCGCGAGATGATCGCCCTGCAGGAAATGGGTGAGCGCCTGTGTTCCATGCCGCCGGACACCGTGCGCAGACTGCCCATTCCCAAACCGCTCATCGAGGCCGCGCTGGCCTACAAGGACGTGCGCAGCCACGAGGCGCGACGCAGGCACATGCAGTACATGGGCCGCCTCATGCGCGAGGCATCGGACCTCGAAGCCATCACCGAGGCGCTCGAAGGCTTCCAGACCGTCCAGCAGGCGGACAACCGCCACTTTCAGAAGCTCGAAAAATGGCGCGACGCGCTCATCTCCGGCGATGCCGACATGATCGAAACCATCGTTGCCGAACACCCCGCAGCGGACCGCCAGCGCCTGCGCCAGCTCGCGCGAAACGCCGCCCGCGAGGCCGAGGGCAACAAACCGCCCAAGTCCGCCCGCTTGCTCTTCCGCTACCTGCGGGAGCTTAGCGAGGAAGCCTAG
- a CDS encoding MBL fold metallo-hydrolase — translation MRHLIHVPDLGPWRLVPGANDARIRSFAPPATQWGAVCHVVETPQTIIVVDPGLPEDMAAELHGLLLELVLDTPRPVSVFITHAHADICRAAGPLLADTTLRATVLCHGLAVTPLASGDAEVTLADDMHLALPHFPRLTGLFRGHGAIGVYRSLLTPHGELEALALPLTNATALQVYNAPGHTVDSICLRVKGALFTGDLLASLDDDTAARTAPGRVAQCPQTLATTAGKMLWIMDNSGVSDVFQSHGPTLTATEATRRLRTLMATQ, via the coding sequence ATGAGGCACCTTATACATGTGCCAGACCTGGGACCGTGGAGACTCGTCCCCGGCGCTAACGACGCCAGAATCCGCTCGTTCGCGCCCCCGGCGACACAATGGGGCGCAGTCTGCCATGTCGTCGAGACACCGCAGACCATCATCGTGGTGGACCCCGGCCTCCCCGAGGACATGGCCGCGGAACTCCACGGTCTGCTCCTCGAACTGGTCCTCGACACACCACGCCCCGTCAGCGTCTTCATCACCCACGCCCATGCGGACATCTGCCGCGCGGCGGGTCCGCTTCTGGCGGACACGACTCTGCGCGCCACCGTCCTGTGCCACGGGCTGGCCGTGACGCCGCTGGCGTCCGGCGACGCGGAGGTGACCCTCGCGGACGACATGCACCTTGCACTACCGCACTTTCCCCGGCTGACGGGGCTGTTTCGCGGGCACGGCGCAATCGGCGTGTATCGCTCGCTGCTCACCCCCCACGGGGAGCTTGAGGCGCTGGCCCTGCCACTGACGAACGCCACGGCCCTTCAGGTGTACAACGCACCGGGCCATACGGTTGACAGCATCTGCCTGCGCGTGAAGGGCGCGCTGTTCACGGGCGACCTTCTGGCCTCGCTCGACGACGACACCGCGGCGCGCACCGCCCCCGGGCGCGTGGCGCAATGCCCGCAGACCCTCGCGACCACTGCTGGCAAGATGCTCTGGATCATGGACAATTCCGGGGTGAGCGACGTGTTTCAAAGCCACGGCCCCACACTGACGGCCACCGAGGCGACACGGCGTCTACGCACCCTGATGGCGACGCAATGA
- a CDS encoding fumarylacetoacetate hydrolase family protein, producing the protein MRIIRIEHYGTSFYARVTEEGLMSLDRTRGTGGIIPPEQARLLQLAVPSKIVRIDCSPGGSRTPDISLKPPSCIISTSQSVLLPAGTTDASSSACLAVLMGHQCRETTPADVRKLIFGFTCANDISATVPGLSAPGSTAAGGFDTFAPIGPFLETDIDMPEELVVTTSVNGEPRCDMRLDELALSPFEAISRISRIMTLQPGDVVLIGSTGMETAIANGDLIEVNIAGIGTLENSIKALATDTHAGHDTSSAPVQ; encoded by the coding sequence ATGCGCATAATCAGAATCGAACACTACGGAACCTCGTTCTATGCCCGCGTCACCGAGGAGGGCCTCATGTCCCTCGACAGGACGCGCGGAACGGGCGGGATAATTCCTCCGGAGCAGGCCCGACTGCTCCAGTTGGCCGTGCCGTCGAAGATCGTGCGCATCGACTGCTCACCCGGCGGATCGCGCACGCCCGACATCAGCCTCAAGCCGCCGTCGTGCATCATCAGCACGTCGCAGAGCGTCCTGTTGCCCGCAGGAACCACGGATGCGAGTTCCAGCGCATGCCTCGCCGTCCTCATGGGGCATCAGTGTAGGGAAACAACCCCCGCGGACGTCCGCAAGCTCATCTTCGGCTTCACATGCGCCAACGACATTTCCGCCACGGTCCCCGGCCTGTCGGCTCCCGGCTCGACGGCGGCGGGCGGATTCGATACATTCGCACCCATCGGTCCGTTTCTCGAAACGGATATCGACATGCCGGAGGAACTCGTGGTCACCACGAGCGTCAACGGCGAACCGCGCTGCGACATGCGGCTCGACGAGTTGGCCCTCTCCCCATTCGAGGCCATAAGCCGCATCTCGCGCATCATGACCCTGCAACCCGGCGACGTGGTACTCATCGGTTCGACGGGGATGGAAACCGCCATCGCCAATGGCGACCTGATCGAGGTGAACATCGCCGGAATCGGGACGCTCGAAAATTCCATCAAGGCACTTGCGACCGACACGCACGCCGGGCACGACACATCTTCCGCCCCCGTGCAGTAA
- a CDS encoding methyl-accepting chemotaxis protein — protein MFKFRSLNTFLSILVVAVIASSVGGLVWYVNHSSYDMALELGTQTAQQGCEGTVRAIESYLESAEVLAGSLVRENAVQNALSSSYGANKAFTRLKQVLEAHESCWGIAVFDAQGNFVSGVDVKGASLAGEQRADADYVKAIIGGAERFVSPSVIRTADGALVFAAAHAIKDGSGDVVGGLAVFPRWDMFTARFLDPVRVGAEGYGFIFDSTGTVLAHGADKSLLLQNIGDQPFIREAIERGSGELWYEWEGRRKFMSVHTVAASGWLVAVSEYEDNLAATAIGQRNFMIAAGAAMVLLVAGGIVLLVRTYALRPLAAMERFAGRVAEGDFRAELDGEYRFEFAGLAHHVRAMVEELKRKLGFSEGVLGGITLPCTITGPDNRILHVNAAMCDYLGRPGDPESYVGQTSGRFFWNDDTRSTVSSRALAEQRQIREELPYVRPDGRELVVDVASTPFFDMDGNLLGTLAIWFDLTEIRAQEARIRAQHERLAMAAGDAQDVSGMVSSSAEELSAQVEQSNQGAGEQQRRTAEVATAMEEMNATVIEVARNAGSAAEMAELVRGKAQAGARVVEDSATISSEVAERSVALRDSMSELGRQAEAVGQVVTVIEDIADQTNLLALNAAIEAARAGDAGRGFAVVADEVRKLAERTMTATREVTQSVKLIQRSADENVRATVETVEAVQRSRDLAQQSGGVLGEIVGMIEQTADQVRAIATAAEQQSAASEEIASATEGIRSIADETSAAMTESARAVAGLAEQATRLQDIIVRMREG, from the coding sequence ATGTTCAAGTTCAGAAGTCTCAATACGTTTCTGTCGATTCTGGTGGTGGCGGTCATTGCGTCGTCGGTGGGCGGGCTGGTCTGGTACGTGAATCATTCGAGCTACGACATGGCGCTCGAACTGGGCACGCAGACGGCGCAGCAGGGCTGCGAGGGGACCGTACGGGCCATCGAGAGCTATCTGGAGTCCGCCGAGGTGCTGGCTGGAAGCCTCGTGCGCGAGAATGCGGTGCAGAATGCGTTGTCCTCGTCCTATGGGGCGAATAAGGCCTTCACGCGTCTCAAGCAGGTGCTGGAGGCGCATGAATCCTGTTGGGGCATCGCCGTGTTCGACGCGCAGGGCAATTTTGTGTCCGGCGTGGACGTCAAGGGCGCGAGTCTCGCTGGAGAGCAGCGGGCAGATGCAGATTACGTGAAGGCCATCATTGGCGGAGCGGAGCGCTTCGTCAGTCCGTCCGTGATCCGTACGGCGGATGGAGCGCTCGTCTTCGCCGCCGCCCATGCCATCAAGGACGGCTCGGGCGATGTGGTCGGCGGGCTTGCGGTGTTTCCGCGCTGGGACATGTTCACCGCCCGGTTCCTCGATCCTGTGCGCGTCGGCGCGGAGGGGTACGGCTTCATTTTCGACTCCACGGGCACCGTGCTCGCCCACGGCGCGGACAAGTCTCTGCTGCTCCAAAATATTGGCGACCAGCCCTTCATCCGCGAGGCCATCGAACGCGGCAGCGGCGAGTTGTGGTACGAGTGGGAGGGCCGCCGCAAGTTCATGAGCGTGCACACAGTTGCCGCTTCCGGGTGGCTGGTGGCTGTGAGCGAGTACGAGGACAATCTTGCGGCCACGGCCATCGGGCAGCGCAATTTCATGATCGCGGCCGGGGCGGCGATGGTTCTGCTCGTGGCGGGGGGAATCGTGCTGTTGGTGCGGACCTATGCGCTTCGGCCGCTGGCGGCCATGGAGCGCTTTGCCGGGCGCGTGGCCGAGGGCGATTTCAGGGCCGAGCTCGACGGGGAATATCGGTTCGAGTTCGCCGGGCTGGCGCACCATGTGCGAGCCATGGTGGAGGAACTCAAGCGCAAGCTCGGCTTTTCCGAGGGGGTGCTGGGGGGCATCACGCTGCCCTGCACCATTACCGGCCCGGACAACCGCATCCTGCATGTCAATGCCGCCATGTGCGACTACCTCGGCAGGCCCGGCGATCCGGAGTCCTACGTCGGGCAGACGTCGGGGCGCTTCTTTTGGAATGACGACACGCGCTCGACGGTGTCCAGTCGGGCACTTGCGGAGCAGCGTCAGATTCGCGAGGAACTGCCCTACGTGCGGCCGGACGGACGGGAGCTCGTGGTGGACGTGGCGTCCACACCGTTCTTCGACATGGACGGCAATCTGCTCGGTACGCTGGCGATATGGTTCGATCTTACGGAAATTCGCGCGCAGGAGGCGAGGATTCGCGCCCAGCACGAACGGCTGGCCATGGCCGCCGGGGATGCGCAGGACGTTTCGGGAATGGTGTCCTCGTCCGCCGAGGAACTCTCTGCGCAGGTGGAGCAGTCCAATCAGGGCGCGGGAGAGCAGCAGCGCCGCACCGCCGAAGTGGCCACGGCCATGGAGGAGATGAACGCGACGGTCATCGAGGTGGCCCGCAACGCCGGGAGCGCCGCTGAAATGGCCGAGTTGGTGCGTGGCAAGGCGCAGGCTGGCGCGCGCGTGGTGGAGGATTCCGCGACCATCTCCAGCGAGGTCGCCGAGCGCAGCGTTGCCCTGCGCGACAGCATGAGTGAGCTTGGACGGCAGGCCGAAGCCGTCGGGCAGGTTGTCACCGTCATCGAGGATATCGCGGATCAGACCAATCTTCTGGCGCTCAACGCCGCCATTGAGGCCGCCCGCGCAGGCGACGCCGGACGCGGTTTCGCCGTGGTCGCCGACGAGGTGCGTAAGCTGGCCGAGCGGACCATGACCGCCACTCGCGAGGTCACTCAGTCCGTGAAGCTGATCCAGAGGAGCGCGGACGAGAATGTGCGGGCCACGGTGGAAACCGTGGAGGCCGTGCAGCGTAGCCGCGATCTGGCCCAGCAGAGCGGCGGGGTGCTTGGGGAGATTGTCGGGATGATTGAGCAGACGGCCGATCAGGTGCGTGCCATCGCTACGGCGGCGGAACAGCAGTCCGCCGCTAGCGAGGAGATAGCCAGCGCCACGGAAGGCATTCGCTCCATCGCCGACGAGACGTCCGCAGCCATGACCGAATCCGCCCGTGCAGTGGCGGGGTTGGCCGAGCAGGCGACGCGGCTTCAGGACATCATCGTCCGCATGCGCGAAGGCTGA
- a CDS encoding 2-amino-3,7-dideoxy-D-threo-hept-6-ulosonate synthase: MHIGKAIRFERIFNRNTGRAIIVPLDHGTTIGPVDGLIDMRETLSHIASGGANAVLMHKGLVPCGHRQQGPDIGLIVHLSASTSLSPFPNAKTLTGTVEDAIRLGADAVSVHVNLGDETEREMLADLGRTAARAAEWGMPILAMIYARGPKIKNEFDPDVVAHCARVGMELGADVVKVPYTGSVESFRRVVAGACVPVVIAGGPKMDSPRELLQMVSDSLEAGGSGLSIGRNIFQADDTFNMVRALHGLVHKGWDVDDAVSVAQGV, translated from the coding sequence ATGCACATCGGAAAAGCCATTCGCTTCGAACGCATATTCAACCGCAACACCGGCCGCGCCATCATCGTCCCGCTGGACCATGGCACCACCATCGGCCCGGTGGACGGCCTCATCGACATGCGCGAGACCCTCTCGCACATCGCCTCGGGCGGAGCCAACGCCGTGCTTATGCACAAGGGCCTCGTGCCCTGTGGCCATCGCCAGCAGGGACCGGATATCGGCCTCATCGTGCATCTTTCGGCCAGCACGTCCCTGTCGCCCTTTCCCAACGCCAAAACGCTGACCGGAACCGTGGAGGACGCCATCCGCCTCGGTGCCGACGCCGTGAGCGTGCACGTGAACCTCGGCGACGAAACCGAGCGTGAGATGCTGGCCGACCTCGGCCGTACCGCAGCCCGCGCGGCGGAGTGGGGCATGCCCATTCTCGCCATGATCTACGCCCGTGGTCCCAAGATCAAAAACGAGTTTGATCCCGATGTCGTGGCGCACTGTGCCCGCGTGGGTATGGAGCTTGGCGCTGACGTGGTCAAGGTGCCCTACACCGGCAGCGTGGAGAGCTTCCGCCGTGTCGTGGCCGGGGCGTGCGTGCCCGTGGTCATCGCTGGCGGTCCCAAGATGGACAGCCCGCGCGAACTGCTCCAGATGGTCTCCGACTCCCTTGAGGCGGGCGGCAGCGGCCTGTCCATCGGTCGCAACATCTTTCAGGCGGACGACACGTTCAACATGGTTCGCGCCCTTCACGGGCTCGTCCACAAGGGTTGGGACGTGGACGACGCGGTTTCCGTGGCGCAGGGCGTCTAG
- a CDS encoding methyl-accepting chemotaxis protein codes for MFGYFRHRLGAKVTLLVFCVSFVVFAVLASVSARWQKADFTTNLAESVGQTAELFHHAIAKPMIVGDDKGTRAQFSFIRDNYPDVSVHITNFRGNVTYSTRTADERKDMAQVFDNEDILSLTSGLLGREGEVGRLVEDDGRHLYVHATAIPNERSCHHCHGASQKILGEMVLVQDVTPAMVALDSQLVEFVGLCAVGMLVLVLTVVLFLRRQVVRNVRAIADASNRISAGDLNAEFRVSTSDELGQMADNLAEMVGKLKTQLGFSQGVLEGITMPCAIIGPDNRIVHVNAEICRLLRKSGTPADHVGAASGQFFFNDPKRKTVSESALETRKQVRKEISYPFTDGSELIIDITSTPFFDMDGKLLGTLAIWFDLTEVRTQERRIREQHQRIANAAVDAEQVSSQVAAASEELAAQVEQSNRGADEQQHRTAEVATAMEEMNATVIEVARNAGNAAELAERVRRRAHEGDEVVTASVEMVNVVSEQAQALRGSMTELGERADGVGQVITVIEDIADQTNLLALNAAIEAARAGDAGRGFAVVADEVRKLAERTMAATREVTSSIKTIQQSAQQNVRSTEAAVDAVERSRDMAAQSGAALKDIVSMIEQTADQVRAIATAAEQQSATSEQIARSTDDINRIAGETSSAMDESSRAVVELAELAQRLQSVIEQMQSE; via the coding sequence ATGTTCGGATATTTCAGACATCGTCTCGGCGCGAAGGTAACTCTGCTCGTCTTTTGCGTGAGCTTCGTCGTGTTCGCCGTGCTGGCGAGCGTGAGCGCCCGCTGGCAGAAGGCCGACTTCACCACCAATCTCGCGGAGTCCGTGGGGCAGACTGCGGAGCTGTTCCACCACGCCATCGCCAAGCCCATGATCGTGGGCGACGACAAGGGTACCCGTGCCCAGTTCTCCTTCATCCGCGACAACTATCCCGACGTCTCCGTCCACATCACGAACTTTCGCGGCAACGTGACCTACAGCACGCGCACAGCGGATGAACGCAAGGATATGGCGCAGGTCTTCGACAACGAGGACATTCTTTCGCTCACCTCCGGGCTGCTTGGACGTGAAGGGGAGGTCGGAAGGCTCGTCGAGGACGACGGACGCCACCTCTACGTGCACGCCACAGCCATTCCCAACGAGCGGTCCTGTCACCACTGCCACGGCGCTTCGCAGAAGATTCTCGGCGAGATGGTTCTCGTGCAGGACGTGACGCCCGCCATGGTGGCCCTCGATTCCCAGCTTGTGGAGTTCGTGGGGCTGTGTGCCGTGGGCATGCTGGTGCTGGTCCTGACCGTGGTGCTGTTCCTGCGGCGGCAGGTGGTGCGCAATGTGCGGGCCATCGCCGATGCCTCGAACCGCATCAGCGCCGGTGACCTCAACGCCGAGTTCCGCGTGAGCACCAGTGACGAACTGGGGCAGATGGCCGACAATCTGGCCGAAATGGTCGGCAAGCTCAAGACACAGCTCGGCTTCTCGCAGGGCGTGCTCGAAGGCATCACCATGCCTTGTGCGATCATCGGGCCGGACAACCGCATTGTGCACGTCAACGCCGAGATCTGCCGCCTGCTGCGCAAGTCCGGTACGCCAGCCGATCACGTTGGCGCGGCCTCCGGGCAGTTCTTCTTCAACGATCCCAAACGCAAGACCGTTTCCGAGTCCGCTTTGGAAACCCGCAAGCAGGTTCGCAAGGAGATATCCTATCCCTTTACAGACGGCAGCGAGCTGATCATCGACATCACGTCCACGCCGTTCTTTGACATGGATGGGAAGCTCCTCGGCACGCTGGCCATCTGGTTCGACCTGACCGAGGTCCGCACGCAGGAGCGCCGCATTCGCGAGCAGCACCAGCGCATCGCCAACGCCGCCGTGGACGCGGAGCAGGTGTCATCGCAGGTCGCCGCCGCCTCCGAGGAGCTGGCCGCGCAGGTCGAGCAGTCCAACCGGGGTGCCGACGAACAGCAGCACCGCACCGCCGAAGTGGCCACGGCCATGGAGGAGATGAACGCCACGGTCATCGAGGTCGCCCGCAACGCAGGCAACGCCGCCGAACTTGCCGAGCGCGTCCGCAGGCGCGCCCATGAGGGCGACGAGGTCGTCACCGCCTCTGTGGAGATGGTCAACGTGGTTTCCGAGCAGGCGCAGGCGCTTCGCGGAAGCATGACCGAGCTTGGCGAGCGCGCCGACGGCGTGGGACAGGTCATCACCGTCATCGAGGACATTGCGGACCAGACCAACCTGCTGGCGCTCAACGCGGCCATCGAGGCCGCCCGCGCCGGTGACGCGGGCCGTGGTTTCGCGGTCGTCGCCGACGAGGTGCGCAAGCTGGCCGAGCGGACCATGGCCGCCACCCGCGAAGTGACCAGCTCCATCAAGACCATTCAGCAGAGCGCACAGCAGAACGTGCGTAGCACCGAGGCCGCCGTGGATGCCGTGGAGCGTAGCCGCGACATGGCCGCCCAGTCCGGCGCGGCGCTCAAGGACATTGTGTCCATGATCGAGCAGACGGCGGATCAGGTGCGGGCCATTGCCACTGCGGCGGAGCAGCAGTCCGCCACCAGCGAGCAGATCGCCCGTTCCACCGACGATATCAACAGGATCGCCGGAGAGACGTCATCCGCCATGGATGAGTCGTCGCGGGCTGTTGTGGAGCTTGCGGAACTTGCGCAAAGGTTGCAATCCGTTATAGAGCAAATGCAGTCCGAATGA
- a CDS encoding response regulator codes for MTRSTQHTEDRHETASAVILAASMAHARMDADFLRRCGVRQVAIFADAAGALEHMQTQVPTIVMCDEKLEGTSGLSFVASMQAHPSLADIPVLMVSADAREEAVLDAIAAGCAGYLLRPYSMQSFQTQLDNVRRGSAPSAARRAALARAQRQADDGELDRAIARFEEVVNDAGRPEDFYERGCMRLARRDWDGAIVDFRRAVTLDRLYAEAYEGLGKAWAGKGNEKEARKYMRLAAAAYSRMGRYSEARTVFVETLKVNPESENPFLDLGFAMVRRGDWTGAGRAYAQAMELCGSEAQVYEAIARASHFTDAPEHAARQIVAALTRENGSHDAERTLKRILGDPARMPSRQRRTGVPSVPSFIPDALADAWMVLRYTLRAYHRGPVRGEGRMSLDFS; via the coding sequence ATGACCAGAAGCACACAGCACACCGAAGACCGTCACGAAACCGCCAGCGCCGTCATCCTTGCGGCGTCCATGGCCCATGCCCGCATGGACGCGGACTTTCTGCGCCGCTGTGGCGTGCGTCAGGTGGCAATTTTTGCCGACGCGGCGGGGGCTTTGGAGCATATGCAGACGCAGGTGCCCACTATCGTCATGTGCGACGAGAAACTTGAGGGCACAAGCGGACTTTCCTTCGTGGCCAGCATGCAGGCACACCCGTCACTGGCCGACATCCCCGTACTCATGGTCAGCGCCGACGCCCGCGAGGAGGCCGTGCTCGACGCCATCGCCGCAGGATGCGCGGGCTACCTGCTACGCCCCTACTCCATGCAGTCCTTCCAGACGCAACTCGACAACGTCCGCCGCGGCAGCGCCCCCAGCGCAGCACGCCGGGCCGCGCTGGCTCGGGCACAGCGACAGGCGGATGACGGCGAGCTGGATCGGGCCATCGCCAGATTCGAGGAAGTCGTAAACGACGCGGGCAGGCCGGAAGATTTCTACGAACGCGGATGCATGCGACTGGCGCGCAGGGACTGGGACGGGGCCATCGTGGATTTCCGAAGGGCAGTCACCCTCGACAGGCTCTATGCCGAGGCCTACGAGGGGCTTGGAAAGGCATGGGCGGGCAAGGGCAACGAGAAGGAAGCCCGCAAGTACATGCGGCTGGCGGCTGCGGCCTACTCGCGCATGGGGCGCTACAGCGAGGCCAGAACCGTTTTCGTGGAGACGCTCAAGGTCAACCCGGAGTCCGAGAATCCCTTCCTCGACCTCGGCTTCGCCATGGTCCGCCGTGGTGACTGGACCGGAGCTGGCCGCGCCTACGCGCAGGCCATGGAGCTCTGCGGCAGCGAGGCCCAGGTGTACGAAGCCATCGCCCGCGCCAGCCACTTCACGGACGCCCCCGAGCACGCCGCGCGGCAGATCGTCGCGGCGCTGACCCGCGAAAACGGCAGCCACGACGCCGAGCGCACCCTGAAGCGGATACTTGGCGACCCCGCCCGCATGCCGTCACGGCAGCGGCGGACCGGCGTCCCGTCGGTTCCGTCCTTCATTCCCGACGCGCTGGCCGATGCGTGGATGGTGCTGCGCTATACGCTGCGCGCCTACCACCGTGGCCCCGTTCGCGGCGAAGGAAGGATGTCTCTCGATTTTTCGTAG
- a CDS encoding cytochrome c family protein → MRGKSILGSAVLAVLCAVSLASAEGYVGSKACGECHEAEYARFQKHSKKAHSWESVKVMASDLTQKELANCYECHTTGYGKGGFRSYESTPELADVGCETCHGAGAAHADGGDPSLIRRVPEVEQCQVCHNAERVQDFDFKPLIHSGAH, encoded by the coding sequence ATGAGAGGGAAGAGTATCTTGGGCTCGGCGGTGCTCGCCGTGCTGTGTGCCGTGTCGCTGGCCTCGGCCGAGGGGTATGTGGGGTCCAAGGCCTGTGGCGAGTGTCATGAGGCGGAATACGCCCGCTTTCAGAAGCATTCGAAGAAGGCGCATTCGTGGGAGAGCGTGAAGGTGATGGCCTCTGATCTCACGCAGAAGGAACTGGCCAACTGCTACGAGTGTCATACCACCGGCTACGGCAAGGGGGGCTTCCGGAGCTACGAGTCGACGCCGGAGCTTGCCGATGTGGGCTGCGAGACCTGCCACGGCGCGGGCGCTGCCCATGCCGATGGCGGCGATCCGTCGCTCATCCGCCGGGTGCCGGAAGTGGAGCAGTGTCAGGTCTGCCACAACGCAGAACGTGTGCAGGATTTCGACTTCAAGCCGCTGATTCACAGCGGGGCGCATTAG